In Brevundimonas sp. SGAir0440, one DNA window encodes the following:
- a CDS encoding acyl-CoA carboxylase subunit beta — protein MTQAILEELERRRAAAKLGGGEKRIAAQHAKGKLTARERIDVLLDEGSFEETDMFVEHRSHDFGMQDQRIPGDGVVTGRGTIGGRLVYVFSKDFTVFGGSLSGAHAAKIVKLQKMALTTGAPIIGLFDAGGARIQEGVESLAGYADIFLQNTLASGVIPQISVIMGPCAGGDVYSPAITDFIFMVKDTSYMYVTGPDVVKTVTNEVVSHEDLGGARVHAGKSGVADGAFENDLEALSEVRRLIGFLPLSNREKPPVRESYDEPERDEPSLDTLIPANPNQPYDMKELILKVVDEADFFEIGADFARNIICGFGRLDGQTVGIVANQPQVLAGVLDIDSSRKAARFVRFCDAFDIPLVTLVDVPGFMPGTKQEYGALIKHGAKLLFAYAEATVPKLTLITRKAYGGAYDVMSSKHLRGDVNYAWPTAEIAVMGAKGAVEIIFRKEAGDPEALAAREAEYKDRFANPFVAAGLGYIDDVIMPHGTRRRLVKALRTLKNKVQENPWKKHDNIPL, from the coding sequence ATGACTCAAGCCATCCTTGAAGAACTGGAGCGCCGTCGCGCCGCCGCCAAACTGGGCGGTGGAGAAAAGCGTATCGCCGCCCAGCACGCCAAGGGCAAGCTGACGGCGCGCGAACGCATCGACGTGCTGCTGGACGAAGGCTCCTTCGAGGAGACCGACATGTTCGTCGAGCACCGCAGCCACGACTTCGGCATGCAGGACCAGCGCATCCCCGGCGACGGGGTGGTGACGGGGCGCGGCACGATCGGCGGTCGGCTGGTCTATGTCTTCTCCAAGGATTTCACGGTCTTCGGCGGCAGCCTGTCGGGCGCCCATGCGGCCAAGATCGTCAAGCTGCAGAAGATGGCCCTGACCACCGGCGCGCCGATCATCGGCCTGTTCGACGCGGGCGGCGCGCGGATTCAGGAAGGCGTGGAAAGTCTGGCGGGCTACGCCGACATCTTCCTGCAGAACACCCTGGCCAGCGGGGTCATCCCTCAGATCAGCGTCATCATGGGGCCGTGCGCGGGCGGCGACGTCTATTCGCCGGCCATCACCGACTTCATCTTCATGGTGAAGGACACGAGCTACATGTACGTGACCGGCCCCGACGTGGTGAAGACGGTCACCAACGAGGTGGTCAGCCACGAGGACCTGGGCGGCGCCCGCGTCCATGCCGGCAAGTCGGGCGTGGCGGACGGGGCGTTCGAGAACGATCTTGAGGCCCTGTCGGAGGTGCGCCGTCTGATCGGCTTCCTGCCCCTGTCGAACCGTGAAAAGCCGCCGGTGCGCGAGAGCTATGACGAGCCGGAGCGGGACGAGCCGAGCCTGGACACCCTGATCCCGGCCAACCCGAACCAGCCCTATGACATGAAGGAGCTGATCCTGAAGGTGGTCGACGAGGCCGACTTCTTCGAGATCGGCGCCGACTTCGCAAGGAACATCATCTGCGGCTTCGGCCGGCTGGACGGACAGACGGTCGGCATCGTCGCCAACCAGCCCCAGGTGCTGGCGGGCGTGCTGGACATCGATTCAAGCCGCAAGGCCGCGCGGTTCGTGCGCTTCTGCGACGCCTTCGACATTCCGCTGGTGACGCTGGTGGACGTGCCGGGCTTCATGCCGGGGACCAAGCAGGAATACGGCGCCCTGATCAAACACGGGGCCAAGCTGCTGTTCGCCTATGCCGAGGCGACCGTGCCGAAACTGACCCTGATCACGCGCAAGGCCTATGGCGGCGCCTATGACGTGATGAGCTCCAAACATCTGCGCGGCGACGTCAACTACGCCTGGCCCACCGCCGAGATCGCCGTCATGGGCGCCAAGGGCGCGGTCGAGATCATCTTCCGCAAGGAGGCCGGCGATCCCGAGGCGCTTGCGGCGCGCGAGGCCGAGTACAAGGACCGCTTCGCCAACCCGTTCGTGGCGGCGGGCCTGGGTTATATCGACGACGTGATCATGCCGCACGGGACGCGGCGGCGGCTGGTGAAGGCGCTGCGGACGCTGAAGAACAAGGTCCAGGAGAACCCCTGGAAAAAGCACGACAACATTCCGCTGTAG
- a CDS encoding short-chain fatty acyl-CoA regulator family protein codes for MAEKLFLGAKLRKLREARGWTLEACAERLSLSPSYLSQIETNQRPATARVLIALTRAFHVDASLFDLEGDARLIADLREATTDIAGQAEPPTAAELKQAVANTPRLARQFLALHQTFRRLDERVKALDDTLGRDEHGASVALLPYEEVRDFFHYRDNYIDALDTAAEALAATLVQDGQIERALESALSQAHGVRVAYVAGQEALRRYDPASRVLTLDAWQPGATRSFQLAHQLALLSFRDLIEAELDQAAFRTDAARDVARVGLANYAAGALLLPYRAFLEAAREEKHDIDRLRTRFQVSFEQVCHRLSTLQRPGWRGVPFYFARVDMAGNITKRHSATRFQFARFGGACPLWNVHEAFAAPDRIGVQLAEMPDGSRYISIARSVSKPSGSYLANDRRYALSLGCEVEHAGALVYAAGLDLNGPAARIGVSCRICERTDCTQRAFPPLDRTLHVPENERGVVPYVLDGPRPDRY; via the coding sequence ATGGCTGAGAAGCTTTTCCTGGGCGCTAAACTGCGCAAGCTGCGCGAGGCGCGCGGCTGGACGCTGGAGGCCTGCGCCGAGCGGCTGAGCCTGTCGCCCTCCTATCTGTCGCAGATCGAGACCAACCAGCGCCCGGCGACCGCGCGCGTCCTGATCGCCCTGACCCGCGCCTTTCACGTGGACGCCAGTCTTTTTGATCTGGAGGGCGACGCCCGCCTGATCGCCGACCTGCGCGAAGCCACCACCGACATTGCTGGGCAGGCGGAGCCGCCCACGGCCGCCGAACTGAAACAGGCCGTCGCCAACACCCCGCGTCTGGCCCGCCAGTTCCTGGCCCTGCATCAGACCTTCCGCCGCCTGGACGAGCGGGTGAAGGCGCTGGACGACACCCTGGGCCGGGACGAACACGGCGCCAGCGTGGCCCTGCTGCCCTACGAAGAGGTGCGCGACTTCTTCCACTATCGCGACAACTATATCGACGCGCTGGACACCGCGGCCGAGGCGCTGGCGGCCACCCTGGTGCAGGACGGCCAGATTGAGCGGGCGCTGGAGTCTGCGCTGAGCCAGGCGCACGGCGTCCGCGTCGCCTATGTCGCCGGTCAGGAGGCCCTGCGTCGCTACGACCCCGCCAGCCGCGTCCTGACGCTTGACGCCTGGCAGCCCGGCGCGACGCGGTCGTTCCAGCTGGCGCACCAGCTGGCCCTGCTGTCTTTCCGCGATTTGATCGAGGCCGAGCTGGATCAGGCCGCCTTCCGCACCGACGCCGCGCGCGACGTGGCCCGGGTCGGCCTGGCCAACTATGCGGCGGGCGCCCTGCTCTTGCCCTATCGCGCTTTCCTGGAGGCGGCGCGCGAGGAGAAGCACGACATCGACCGGCTGCGGACCCGGTTCCAGGTCAGTTTCGAACAGGTCTGCCACCGGCTCTCGACCCTGCAACGGCCCGGCTGGCGCGGCGTGCCCTTCTATTTCGCCCGCGTGGACATGGCCGGCAACATCACCAAGCGGCACAGCGCCACCCGCTTCCAGTTCGCCCGCTTCGGCGGCGCCTGCCCGCTGTGGAACGTGCACGAGGCCTTCGCGGCGCCCGACCGGATCGGGGTGCAGTTGGCCGAGATGCCCGACGGTTCGCGCTACATCTCCATCGCCCGCAGCGTGTCCAAGCCCAGCGGCTCCTACCTCGCCAACGACCGACGCTACGCCCTGTCGTTGGGATGCGAGGTCGAACATGCGGGCGCCCTGGTCTATGCCGCCGGTCTGGACCTGAACGGCCCCGCCGCCCGGATCGGCGTCAGCTGCCGCATCTGCGAGCGCACCGACTGCACCCAGCGCGCCTTCCCGCCCTTGGACCGGACCCTGCACGTGCCGGAGAATGAGCGCGGCGTGGTGCCCTATGTGCTGGATGGCCCGCGCCCCGACCGCTATTGA
- a CDS encoding oxidoreductase: protein MTSHAPIGVAVVGYGLAGQTFHAPLIAATPGLRLAAVVSSRPEAVHADLPDVEVLPNLEAALARDDIGLIVVATPDALHAEQSIAALKAGKSVVVDKPFAATLADAEAVAAVAASSPGVFSVFQNRRWDADFLTLRRLIDQGELGEIAVFESHFDRFRPTVTDRWKDKRDGGVWADLGPHLIDQAVQLFGAPLGVYADLQAQRVGATAIDYAHVLLRYDRLRVILNMSHLAAEASLRYAVHGTGGSFIKHGLDAQEGQSKAGLRPGDPDWGLDPSPGELTKQMDGETVRTTPTPARGDYPAFYAAMRNAILGGGPPPVPADQALTVMRILDAGLRSAAERREIAL from the coding sequence ATGACCTCACACGCACCCATCGGCGTCGCCGTCGTCGGCTACGGCCTGGCGGGCCAGACCTTCCACGCCCCCCTGATCGCGGCGACCCCCGGCCTGCGCCTGGCCGCCGTCGTCTCGTCCCGACCCGAAGCGGTCCACGCCGACCTACCCGACGTGGAGGTGCTGCCGAACCTGGAAGCCGCATTGGCCCGTGACGACATCGGCCTGATCGTCGTCGCCACACCGGACGCCCTGCACGCCGAACAATCGATCGCCGCGCTGAAGGCCGGCAAGTCGGTGGTGGTGGACAAGCCCTTCGCGGCGACCCTGGCTGACGCCGAAGCCGTCGCCGCCGTCGCGGCGTCGTCGCCCGGCGTTTTCAGCGTCTTCCAGAACCGCCGTTGGGACGCCGACTTCCTGACTTTGCGCCGCTTGATCGACCAGGGCGAACTGGGCGAGATCGCCGTGTTCGAAAGCCATTTCGATCGCTTCCGCCCGACCGTCACCGACCGCTGGAAGGACAAGCGCGACGGCGGCGTCTGGGCCGACCTTGGTCCGCACCTGATCGACCAGGCGGTGCAGCTGTTCGGCGCGCCGCTGGGGGTATACGCCGACCTCCAGGCCCAGCGCGTCGGCGCCACGGCCATCGACTACGCCCACGTCCTGCTGCGCTATGACCGGCTGCGGGTCATCCTGAACATGAGCCACCTCGCCGCCGAGGCCAGTCTCCGTTACGCCGTCCACGGGACGGGCGGCAGCTTCATCAAACACGGCCTCGACGCTCAAGAAGGGCAGTCCAAGGCCGGCTTGCGCCCCGGCGATCCCGACTGGGGCCTCGATCCTTCGCCCGGCGAACTGACGAAACAGATGGACGGCGAAACGGTCCGCACCACGCCGACGCCCGCACGCGGCGATTATCCCGCCTTCTACGCCGCCATGCGCAATGCGATCCTCGGCGGGGGACCGCCGCCCGTCCCCGCCGACCAGGCCCTGACCGTCATGCGCATCCTCGACGCCGGTCTGCGCAGCGCGGCGGAGCGTCGCGAGATCGCGCTCTAG
- the pyk gene encoding pyruvate kinase, translating into MNRARRARIVATLGPASRAPSTVKALAQAGVDVFRLNFSHGSHEDHAAALKAVRGAEMALQRPLGVLADLQGPKLRLGRFKDVEIAVKPGHTMRFDLDPTPGDETRVQMPHPEIFKALRKGMLLLLDDGRVRLRVGERTDEWADVTVESGSKLSDRKGVAVPEAVIPVSALTPKDREDLAFALRMGVDWVALSFVQKPEDMAELKRIVNGQAACLAKIEKPAALADLEAILDYCDGVMVARGDLGVELDPEDVPVAQKQIVRAARNRGVPVIVATQMLESMTSAPAPTRAEATDVANAVYEGADALMLSAETASGDYPLESVGIMSRIIERVERDPMWPSLMGAEHAGMDEHDVDALVGAARMAANAPSTGCLVVFTTLGGTARRMARERPLKPILVLTPNPNTARRLALVWGLEPRLGEQPDSLEAVTDDAVNSAVRYGLAEPGQRILILAGTPFGAPGAANLLRLAHAPAATSKGRKKS; encoded by the coding sequence ATGAATCGAGCCCGTCGCGCGCGCATTGTCGCCACTCTGGGACCCGCCAGCCGTGCGCCCAGCACCGTCAAGGCGCTGGCCCAGGCGGGGGTGGACGTGTTCCGCCTGAACTTCAGCCACGGGTCGCATGAGGATCACGCCGCGGCATTGAAGGCGGTGCGCGGCGCCGAAATGGCGTTGCAGCGTCCGCTGGGCGTGTTGGCCGACCTTCAAGGGCCGAAGCTGCGTCTGGGCCGGTTCAAGGACGTCGAGATCGCGGTCAAGCCGGGCCACACCATGCGTTTCGACCTGGACCCGACGCCCGGTGACGAGACGCGGGTGCAGATGCCGCACCCCGAAATCTTCAAGGCGCTGCGCAAAGGCATGCTGCTGCTGCTGGACGACGGGCGGGTGCGTCTGCGTGTGGGCGAGCGGACCGATGAGTGGGCCGATGTGACGGTCGAGAGCGGCTCGAAGCTGTCGGACCGCAAGGGCGTGGCGGTGCCGGAGGCGGTGATCCCGGTCTCGGCGCTGACGCCCAAGGACCGCGAGGATCTGGCCTTCGCCCTGCGGATGGGCGTGGACTGGGTTGCGCTCAGCTTCGTGCAGAAGCCCGAGGACATGGCCGAGCTGAAGCGGATCGTGAACGGGCAGGCGGCCTGCCTCGCCAAGATCGAGAAGCCGGCGGCGCTGGCCGATCTGGAAGCCATCCTGGACTATTGCGACGGAGTGATGGTGGCGCGTGGCGATCTGGGCGTCGAGCTGGATCCCGAGGATGTGCCGGTGGCGCAAAAGCAGATCGTGCGCGCAGCCCGCAATCGCGGGGTGCCTGTGATCGTGGCGACCCAGATGCTGGAATCCATGACCAGCGCCCCGGCCCCGACCCGCGCCGAGGCGACCGACGTGGCCAATGCGGTCTATGAGGGCGCGGACGCCCTGATGCTGTCGGCCGAGACGGCGTCGGGCGACTATCCGCTGGAATCCGTCGGCATCATGAGCCGGATCATCGAGCGGGTCGAACGCGATCCGATGTGGCCCAGCCTGATGGGCGCCGAACACGCCGGCATGGACGAGCATGACGTGGACGCCCTGGTCGGGGCGGCGCGGATGGCGGCGAATGCGCCCTCGACGGGCTGTCTGGTGGTGTTCACGACCCTGGGCGGCACGGCGCGGCGGATGGCTCGCGAGCGGCCGCTGAAGCCGATCCTGGTGCTGACGCCCAATCCCAACACCGCGCGCCGCCTGGCTCTGGTCTGGGGGCTGGAGCCGCGTCTGGGCGAGCAGCCGGACTCGCTGGAGGCCGTGACGGACGACGCCGTCAACAGCGCGGTCAGATATGGTCTGGCCGAGCCGGGCCAGCGCATCCTGATCCTGGCGGGCACGCCGTTCGGGGCGCCCGGCGCGGCCAACCTGCTGCGATTGGCTCACGCGCCTGCGGCGACGTCAAAGGGCCGCAAGAAGAGCTAG
- a CDS encoding alkaline phosphatase family protein: MSMSRYVAAACLAALSIAGAACAGAPVAQPPVQAAAPQALAAALTPPKLIVTIVVDQFSANLFNQYRSRYSGGLRRLADQGLVSINGYQTHGLTETCPGHSTVLTGMHPAETGIPANDWIDGKTGKEVYCLAAPQNHLAHGRDDTDNGPVGPDQLRATTLGDWLKAVSPDSKVMAVSGKDRGAINLAGHQGQAFWFTDGFGLTTYVELGQTAEAKLAPVAAFNRDFNAWTAATPTAWDYQNADCRALAGDWTIRGQTFHSVLPPAGLKFDTSPLLDEQTLKAAEYLLDSQKLGQGTATDMLGVSLSATDRIGHMYGTQGPEMCEQMHRLDAALGAFLDKLAQVPGGALVVLTADHGGSDFVERLHEHGYPQAHRADTDAIKGVNAALKARFNLDADPLQSGGSGWMVADADHSSLPDPLRTQVAEAAVEMLRALPDVAFAETRDRLLAEPLPDSRQPEMMTVRERMRLSTVAERSPDIQFAWTQNTTSGGRVGSTLAGHGTPWEYDRRVPIIFWWPGAKAEERFLPIRTVDIAPTLAHVIGVPAPQVEGRCIDLNGFAVAACGAAAR; this comes from the coding sequence ATGTCCATGTCGCGTTACGTCGCCGCCGCGTGTCTGGCCGCCTTGTCGATCGCGGGCGCCGCCTGTGCGGGCGCGCCGGTCGCCCAGCCGCCGGTTCAGGCGGCCGCGCCTCAGGCATTGGCTGCGGCCCTGACGCCGCCCAAACTGATCGTGACCATCGTGGTCGATCAGTTCAGCGCCAACCTCTTCAACCAGTACCGCAGCCGCTACAGCGGCGGCCTGCGCCGGTTGGCCGACCAGGGACTGGTGTCCATCAACGGCTATCAGACCCACGGTCTGACCGAGACCTGCCCGGGCCATTCCACCGTTCTGACCGGCATGCACCCGGCCGAGACCGGCATCCCCGCCAACGACTGGATCGACGGCAAGACCGGCAAGGAGGTCTATTGCCTGGCCGCGCCGCAGAACCATCTGGCGCACGGGCGCGACGACACCGACAACGGACCGGTGGGCCCGGACCAACTGCGTGCGACGACGCTGGGCGACTGGCTGAAGGCCGTCAGTCCGGACAGCAAGGTGATGGCGGTGTCCGGCAAGGATCGTGGGGCGATCAATCTGGCCGGTCATCAGGGGCAGGCCTTCTGGTTCACCGACGGGTTTGGACTGACCACCTATGTCGAGCTGGGTCAGACGGCCGAGGCGAAGCTGGCGCCGGTCGCGGCGTTCAACCGTGACTTCAACGCCTGGACGGCGGCGACGCCGACAGCCTGGGACTATCAGAACGCGGACTGTCGAGCGCTGGCGGGCGACTGGACCATTCGCGGCCAGACCTTCCATTCGGTGCTGCCGCCGGCGGGGCTGAAGTTCGACACCTCCCCGCTGCTGGACGAGCAGACGCTGAAGGCGGCGGAATATCTGCTGGACAGCCAGAAGCTGGGGCAGGGGACGGCGACCGACATGCTGGGCGTCAGCCTGTCGGCCACCGACCGGATCGGCCATATGTACGGCACCCAGGGGCCGGAGATGTGCGAGCAGATGCACCGGCTGGATGCGGCGCTGGGCGCGTTCCTGGACAAGCTGGCCCAGGTTCCGGGCGGCGCGCTGGTGGTTCTGACGGCTGATCACGGCGGTTCGGACTTCGTCGAGCGGCTGCATGAGCATGGCTATCCGCAGGCGCACCGCGCCGACACCGATGCGATCAAGGGCGTCAACGCCGCGCTGAAGGCGCGCTTCAACCTGGACGCCGATCCGCTGCAGTCCGGCGGAAGCGGCTGGATGGTCGCCGATGCGGATCACAGTTCGCTGCCCGATCCGTTGCGGACACAGGTGGCGGAGGCGGCGGTCGAGATGCTGCGCGCCCTGCCGGACGTGGCCTTCGCCGAGACGCGCGACCGGCTGCTGGCCGAGCCCCTGCCCGACAGCCGTCAGCCCGAGATGATGACGGTGCGCGAGCGGATGCGGTTGTCGACCGTCGCCGAGCGATCGCCCGACATCCAGTTCGCCTGGACCCAGAACACCACCTCGGGCGGCCGCGTCGGCTCGACCCTGGCCGGACACGGCACGCCGTGGGAATACGACCGTCGCGTGCCGATCATCTTTTGGTGGCCGGGCGCCAAGGCAGAGGAGCGGTTCCTGCCGATCCGGACCGTCGATATCGCCCCGACCCTGGCCCATGTGATCGGCGTCCCCGCGCCCCAGGTCGAGGGCCGCTGCATCGATCTGAACGGATTTGCCGTGGCGGCTTGCGGGGCGGCGGCCAGATAA
- a CDS encoding DUF808 domain-containing protein, producing MPSGLIALLDDVAGIAKLAAASLDDVGAAAGKASTKAAGVVVDDAAVTPRYVMGLSPSRELPIISKIALGSFRNKLIFILPVALVLSAFAPWAITPILMCGGAYLCFEGAEKLLEAMGHGGHEDAAPVARDAAALEKTTVSGAVRTDLILSAEIMAIALADVAAQPILTQAGVLAVVGIAMTVVVYGAVGLIVKMDDIGLSLAKRDNGGVRALGRGLVKGMPMVMSALSVIGTAAMLWVGGGILLHGSHTLGLHWPAVPVEHLSHAVGELFGPLAGVMSWLTTAVASAVIGLIVGGAVVLVLHQVARLRSRESH from the coding sequence ATGCCGTCTGGACTGATCGCGCTGCTGGACGACGTCGCCGGCATCGCAAAGCTGGCGGCCGCGTCGCTGGATGACGTGGGCGCGGCAGCCGGCAAGGCCTCGACCAAGGCCGCCGGTGTGGTGGTGGACGATGCGGCGGTGACGCCGCGCTATGTCATGGGTCTGTCGCCCAGCCGCGAACTGCCGATCATCAGCAAGATCGCCCTGGGGTCTTTTCGCAACAAGCTGATCTTCATCCTGCCGGTGGCCCTGGTGCTCAGCGCCTTTGCGCCCTGGGCCATCACGCCGATCCTGATGTGCGGCGGGGCCTATCTGTGTTTCGAGGGGGCGGAGAAGCTGCTGGAGGCGATGGGGCACGGCGGGCATGAGGATGCCGCGCCGGTCGCACGCGATGCGGCGGCGCTGGAGAAGACGACGGTGTCGGGCGCGGTGCGCACCGACCTGATCCTGTCGGCCGAGATCATGGCCATCGCCCTGGCCGATGTGGCGGCGCAGCCGATCCTGACCCAAGCCGGGGTGCTGGCCGTGGTCGGCATAGCCATGACCGTCGTCGTCTATGGCGCGGTCGGCCTGATCGTGAAGATGGACGACATCGGCCTGAGCCTGGCCAAGCGTGACAACGGCGGTGTTCGCGCACTGGGGCGGGGTCTGGTCAAGGGCATGCCGATGGTGATGAGCGCCCTGTCCGTGATCGGCACGGCGGCCATGCTGTGGGTCGGCGGCGGTATTCTGTTGCATGGTTCCCATACGCTGGGGCTGCATTGGCCGGCCGTGCCGGTCGAGCATCTATCGCATGCCGTCGGCGAACTGTTCGGGCCGTTGGCCGGCGTGATGAGCTGGCTGACGACGGCGGTGGCCTCGGCCGTGATCGGGCTGATCGTCGGCGGCGCGGTGGTGCTGGTCCTGCATCAGGTCGCGCGCCTGCGCTCCAGGGAATCGCACTAG
- a CDS encoding LL-diaminopimelate aminotransferase: MSEEFYRMKRLPPYVIAETNAMRAAARAAGEDVIDLGMGNPDLPPPQHVIDKLIEVARKPDAHGYSQSKGIPGLRRAQANYYGRRFGVDVDPETEVIVTMGSKEGLASLATAITEPGDVILAPNPSYPIHTFGFIIAGAAIRSVPTTPDEKYFEALERAMAFTVPRPKILVMNYPSNPTAETVDLAFYERVVDFAKANDLWIISDLAYSELYYDGKPTVSILQVPGAKDVAIEFTSLSKTYSMAGWRMGFAVGNKTLIAAMTRVKSYLDYGAFTPIQAAACAALNGPQDIVEQNRKLYHRRRDVLVESFGRAGWDIPKPAASMFAWAPLPPALKHLGSLEFSKQLLTHAKVAVAAGVGYGENGEGFVRIAMVENEQRIRQAARNIKSYLKSQGVNVPPSRED, from the coding sequence ATGTCCGAAGAATTCTACCGCATGAAGCGGTTGCCGCCCTATGTCATCGCCGAGACCAATGCGATGCGCGCGGCGGCCCGTGCGGCAGGCGAGGACGTGATCGACCTGGGGATGGGCAACCCCGACCTGCCACCGCCGCAGCATGTGATCGACAAGCTGATCGAGGTGGCCAGGAAGCCCGACGCCCACGGCTATTCGCAGTCCAAGGGCATCCCAGGGCTGCGACGCGCCCAGGCCAACTACTACGGTCGTCGCTTCGGCGTCGATGTGGATCCCGAGACCGAGGTGATCGTCACCATGGGCTCCAAGGAGGGCTTGGCCAGCCTGGCCACAGCCATCACCGAACCGGGCGACGTGATCCTGGCGCCCAATCCCTCCTATCCGATCCACACCTTCGGCTTCATCATCGCCGGGGCTGCGATCCGCAGCGTGCCGACCACGCCTGACGAGAAGTATTTCGAGGCGCTGGAGCGGGCCATGGCCTTCACCGTGCCCCGGCCCAAGATCCTGGTGATGAACTATCCGTCGAACCCGACGGCGGAGACGGTCGATCTGGCCTTCTACGAACGCGTCGTGGACTTCGCCAAGGCGAACGATCTCTGGATCATCAGCGATCTGGCCTATTCGGAGCTCTATTACGACGGCAAGCCGACGGTCTCGATCCTGCAGGTTCCGGGCGCCAAGGACGTGGCGATCGAGTTTACGTCTCTGTCCAAGACCTACAGCATGGCCGGTTGGCGCATGGGGTTTGCGGTCGGCAACAAAACGCTGATCGCGGCGATGACGCGGGTGAAATCCTACCTCGACTATGGCGCCTTCACGCCGATCCAGGCGGCGGCGTGCGCGGCGCTGAACGGGCCGCAGGACATCGTCGAGCAGAACCGCAAACTCTATCACCGCCGGCGTGATGTGCTGGTCGAGAGTTTCGGCCGCGCGGGCTGGGACATTCCCAAGCCGGCCGCGTCCATGTTCGCCTGGGCGCCCTTGCCGCCCGCGCTGAAGCATCTGGGCAGTCTGGAGTTTTCCAAGCAATTGCTTACCCACGCCAAGGTCGCGGTGGCGGCGGGCGTCGGCTATGGCGAGAACGGCGAGGGCTTCGTGCGCATCGCCATGGTCGAAAACGAGCAGCGCATCCGCCAGGCCGCGCGCAACATCAAATCCTATCTGAAATCGCAGGGCGTCAATGTGCCGCCCAGCCGGGAAGACTGA